In Cytophagia bacterium CHB2, the following are encoded in one genomic region:
- a CDS encoding T9SS type A sorting domain-containing protein gives MRKSVMNSKNLFLIAPILTGLFFDGQASAQSSQVQWSSFNQGFGASSSAGTQVCSALGQSFVGSAQNANSQIASGFLAHPLISDTKTAVEEKTQEESQLPTSYELEQNYPNPFNPSTTIAFALPKLSEVTLKIFDASGREVATLVEGRLPAGRHEVVLDARPFSSGVYFYRLQAGDFLQTRRLTLVK, from the coding sequence ATGAGGAAGTCGGTCATGAACTCGAAAAATTTATTTCTCATCGCACCTATTCTCACGGGCTTGTTTTTTGATGGCCAAGCATCCGCTCAATCCAGCCAAGTCCAGTGGTCCTCCTTCAATCAAGGCTTTGGCGCATCAAGCTCGGCTGGCACGCAAGTCTGCTCCGCCCTCGGCCAATCGTTTGTCGGATCGGCGCAAAACGCGAACTCACAAATTGCCAGCGGCTTTCTGGCACATCCCTTGATTAGCGACACCAAAACCGCCGTTGAAGAGAAAACGCAGGAAGAAAGCCAATTGCCAACCTCCTACGAGTTGGAGCAGAATTATCCTAATCCCTTCAACCCCAGCACAACGATTGCCTTTGCGCTGCCCAAGCTGTCGGAAGTCACGCTCAAGATCTTCGACGCCTCCGGCAGGGAAGTCGCGACGTTGGTGGAAGGAAGGTTGCCGGCGGGCCGGCATGAAGTTGTCTTGGATGCCAGGCCGTTTTCCAGTGGCGTGTATTTCTATCGTTTGCAGGCCGGGGATTTTTTGCAGACGCGGCGACTCACGTTGGTAAAGTGA
- a CDS encoding PadR family transcriptional regulator: MMSKNEIAILGLLSESPMHGYQIHQEITRREMDYWAKIKLASIYTTLTRLEEGGLIKSEKEKVGNTPERTVYSITEKGRSGLSDMVEYFLREDDRPEWPFGLGVAFIQGAPRERVLAALHHRREKLTQCDLDLHDHLIKLKEQIPFNWFLLIENAHKHMKLELEWLDQLTAQVQAEPHWGLAWPPELKLKHQKAHEASTRALSTKAA, translated from the coding sequence ATGATGTCGAAAAATGAAATTGCCATTCTCGGGCTGTTATCGGAATCTCCCATGCACGGGTATCAAATTCATCAGGAGATTACGCGACGCGAGATGGATTATTGGGCGAAGATCAAACTGGCGTCGATTTACACCACGCTCACGCGACTAGAAGAGGGCGGGTTGATCAAATCCGAAAAGGAAAAAGTGGGCAATACGCCGGAGCGCACGGTTTATTCGATCACCGAGAAAGGCCGTAGCGGATTGAGCGACATGGTCGAATATTTTCTGCGCGAAGACGACCGGCCGGAATGGCCGTTTGGCCTGGGCGTGGCTTTCATTCAAGGCGCGCCGCGCGAGCGCGTGCTGGCCGCGTTGCATCATCGCCGCGAAAAACTGACGCAATGTGATCTCGATTTGCACGATCATCTGATCAAACTGAAAGAGCAGATTCCCTTCAATTGGTTTTTGTTGATCGAAAACGCGCACAAACACATGAAATTGGAATTGGAATGGCTCGATCAGCTTACGGCGCAAGTGCAGGCAGAGCCGCACTGGGGTCTCGCCTGGCCGCCCGAGTTGAAGCTAAAGCATCAAAAAGCACACGAGGCCTCGACGCGCGCGCTGTCAACGAAAGCGGCATGA